A stretch of Streptomyces vietnamensis DNA encodes these proteins:
- a CDS encoding demethylmenaquinone methyltransferase, which produces MTRASLDKQPHEVATMFDDVAENYDLTNDVLSLGQDRRWRKEVAKAVDARPAQKILDLAAGTATSSQPFARAGAYVVPCDFSLGMLRVGKKNHPWMPFTAGDGTKLPFRDDVFDAVTISFGLRNIQDTDQALRELYRVTKPGGRVVICEFSHPTWAPFRTVYEEYLMRALPPVARAVSSNPDAYVYLAESIQSWPDQETLAGMLQKAGWSRVAHRNLTGGIVALHRGFKA; this is translated from the coding sequence GTGACCCGCGCATCCCTGGACAAGCAGCCGCACGAAGTCGCCACGATGTTCGACGACGTGGCGGAGAACTACGACCTCACCAACGACGTGCTCTCGCTCGGCCAGGACCGGCGCTGGCGCAAGGAGGTCGCGAAGGCGGTCGACGCCCGCCCCGCGCAGAAGATCCTCGACCTCGCCGCCGGCACGGCCACCTCCTCGCAGCCCTTCGCGCGCGCGGGGGCGTACGTCGTGCCGTGCGACTTCTCGCTCGGGATGCTGCGGGTCGGCAAGAAGAACCACCCGTGGATGCCGTTCACGGCGGGCGACGGCACGAAGCTGCCCTTCCGCGACGACGTGTTCGACGCCGTCACGATCTCCTTCGGGCTGCGGAACATCCAGGACACCGACCAGGCGCTGCGCGAGCTGTACCGGGTGACGAAGCCCGGCGGCCGGGTCGTCATCTGCGAGTTCTCGCACCCCACCTGGGCGCCGTTCCGCACGGTGTACGAGGAGTACCTGATGCGCGCGCTGCCGCCGGTGGCCCGCGCCGTGTCCTCCAACCCCGACGCGTACGTGTACCTCGCCGAGTCCATCCAGTCCTGGCCGGACCAGGAGACCCTGGCGGGCATGCTCCAGAAGGCCGGCTGGTCGAGGGTGGCCCACCGGAACCTGACGGGCGGCATCGTCGCCCTGCACCGCGGTTTCAAGGCGTAA
- a CDS encoding SigE family RNA polymerase sigma factor, translated as MAMELQMETEPDVGAGLGFEEFARAAQTRLYRTAYLLCGDPETARDLTQTTLAKLYQYWRRAGAADHPYAYAKTVLTRTFLSERRRRLRDLLLLTRTGGTAPAPVADHADLRVTLLGALAELPPRARAMVVLRYWEDQSVASVASLLRCSEATVKSQCSRSLARLRVRLADAGLSHTES; from the coding sequence ATGGCGATGGAGTTGCAGATGGAGACGGAGCCGGACGTCGGGGCGGGCCTCGGGTTCGAGGAGTTCGCCCGGGCCGCCCAGACGCGGCTGTACCGCACGGCGTACCTCCTCTGCGGCGACCCCGAGACCGCCCGCGACCTGACCCAGACCACGCTGGCCAAGCTCTACCAGTACTGGCGGCGGGCGGGGGCCGCCGATCATCCGTACGCGTACGCCAAGACGGTGCTGACCCGCACCTTCCTGTCCGAACGGCGGCGCCGGCTGCGCGATCTGCTCCTCCTGACCCGGACCGGGGGTACGGCCCCGGCGCCGGTCGCCGACCACGCCGACCTGCGGGTGACCCTGCTCGGCGCGCTCGCCGAACTCCCGCCCCGGGCTCGGGCGATGGTCGTGCTGCGCTACTGGGAGGACCAGAGCGTGGCCTCCGTGGCCTCGCTGCTGCGGTGCAGCGAGGCCACCGTCAAGAGCCAGTGCTCCCGCTCGCTCGCCCGACTCCGCGTACGCCTGGCGGACGCCGGGCTCTCACACACGGAAAGCTGA
- a CDS encoding imidazolonepropionase-like domain-containing protein gives MLTLHVAEATPETAVLVDGGLVAAVGPYEDLAAVRPEARVRQWPGILTPGLLNPYAPEILEGMYHPDPREAEAFGTEPITGERAQRIFRMDASRRGASARRGVQRLLAHGTVAVAGELHVQAAADAVRRAGLAVGRRPEKLPGTPSFSPTPLILLPALQPGAPARFAVFDVPDRASLVRLGASTCVATVIAGRLVHRAR, from the coding sequence ATGCTCACGCTCCACGTCGCCGAGGCGACGCCCGAGACCGCCGTCCTCGTCGACGGCGGCCTCGTCGCGGCCGTCGGCCCGTACGAGGACCTGGCCGCCGTACGCCCCGAGGCGCGGGTCCGTCAGTGGCCGGGCATCCTCACGCCCGGCCTCCTCAACCCGTACGCGCCCGAGATCCTCGAAGGCATGTACCACCCGGACCCCCGCGAGGCCGAGGCCTTCGGCACCGAGCCGATCACCGGCGAGCGGGCGCAGCGGATCTTCCGTATGGACGCCTCACGCCGGGGCGCCTCGGCGCGCCGAGGCGTGCAGCGCCTCCTCGCCCACGGCACGGTCGCGGTCGCGGGCGAACTCCACGTCCAGGCGGCGGCGGACGCCGTACGGAGGGCCGGCCTGGCGGTGGGCCGCCGCCCGGAGAAGCTCCCGGGCACCCCCTCCTTCTCGCCGACCCCCCTCATCCTCCTCCCGGCCCTCCAGCCGGGCGCCCCGGCCCGCTTCGCCGTCTTCGACGTCCCGGACCGGGCGTCCCTGGTCCGCCTGGGCGCGTCAACCTGTGTCGCCACCGTGATCGCCGGCCGCCTGGTCCACCGCGCCCGCTGA
- a CDS encoding geranylgeranyl reductase family protein encodes MTEQPLSEHTADVIVVGAGPAGSTTAYYLAKAGLDVLLLEKTAFPREKVCGDGLTPRATKQLVSMGIDISEEAGWLRNKGLRIIGGGVRLELDWPELASYPDYGLVRKRDDFDEQLARQAQKAGARLYERCNVGAPIIDDRTGRITGVHAKLGEEKREVTFHAPLVVAADGNSTRLSLAMGLHRREDRPMGVAVRTYFTSPRHDDDYLESWLELWDRRGPQDRLLPGYGWIFGMGDGTSNVGLGILNSSSAFRELDWREVLKAWCASMPEDWGYTPENMTTPIRGAALPMAFNRQPHYTKGLLLVGDAGGLVNPFNGEGIAYAMESGQIAADVIVQAHARATPAQRELALRNYPQILKDTYGGYYTLGRAFVKLIGNPKVMKIATQRGLTHPLLMKFTLKMLANLTDPTGGDAMDRIINGLSKVAPKA; translated from the coding sequence GTGACCGAGCAGCCCCTCTCCGAGCACACCGCAGATGTGATCGTCGTCGGAGCGGGCCCGGCCGGCTCGACCACCGCGTACTACCTGGCCAAGGCCGGACTCGACGTCCTGCTCCTGGAGAAGACCGCGTTCCCCCGCGAGAAGGTCTGCGGCGACGGCCTCACCCCGCGCGCCACCAAGCAGCTCGTCTCCATGGGCATCGACATCTCCGAAGAGGCCGGCTGGCTGCGGAACAAGGGCCTGCGGATCATCGGCGGCGGCGTCCGGCTCGAACTCGACTGGCCGGAGCTCGCCTCGTACCCGGACTACGGACTCGTCCGCAAGCGCGACGACTTCGACGAGCAGCTCGCCCGGCAGGCGCAGAAGGCCGGCGCGCGCCTCTACGAGCGCTGCAACGTCGGCGCGCCGATCATCGACGACCGTACGGGCCGCATCACCGGCGTGCACGCCAAGCTCGGCGAGGAGAAGCGCGAGGTCACCTTCCACGCCCCGCTCGTCGTCGCCGCCGACGGCAACTCCACCCGGCTCTCCCTCGCCATGGGCCTGCACCGGCGCGAGGACCGGCCGATGGGCGTCGCCGTCCGCACGTACTTCACCTCGCCCCGCCACGACGACGACTACCTGGAGTCCTGGCTGGAGCTGTGGGACCGGCGCGGCCCGCAGGACCGGCTGCTCCCCGGCTACGGCTGGATCTTCGGCATGGGCGACGGCACGTCCAACGTCGGCCTCGGCATCCTCAACTCCTCCTCCGCCTTCCGGGAGCTGGACTGGCGCGAGGTGCTCAAGGCCTGGTGCGCGTCGATGCCGGAGGACTGGGGCTACACCCCGGAGAACATGACGACGCCGATCCGCGGCGCCGCCCTCCCGATGGCCTTCAACCGCCAGCCGCACTACACCAAGGGCCTGCTGCTCGTCGGCGACGCGGGCGGCCTCGTCAACCCGTTCAACGGCGAGGGCATCGCGTACGCCATGGAGTCCGGCCAGATCGCGGCCGACGTCATCGTCCAGGCGCACGCCCGCGCCACCCCGGCCCAGCGCGAGCTGGCCCTGCGGAACTACCCGCAGATCCTCAAGGACACCTACGGCGGCTACTACACGCTGGGCCGCGCCTTCGTGAAGCTCATCGGCAACCCGAAGGTCATGAAGATCGCGACCCAGCGCGGTCTGACCCACCCGCTGCTGATGAAGTTCACGCTGAAGATGCTGGCGAATCTCACCGACCCGACGGGCGGCGACGCGATGGACCGCATCATCAACGGCCTGTCGAAGGTCGCGCCGAAGGCCTGA
- a CDS encoding C40 family peptidase, with amino-acid sequence MSHTAHIPSHRKPRRSASKLALRAGVAGGVLGTIAVAGAAGPANAEPVTETIEMPTLGSLDAAGGLASAVAASAEASQQEALDQNLQTLEDAALHKAAKEAKKAKAEAERKAAAERAEKARLKAEQERKEAAERASRDAARTQLSTTSSSNDSGSSSSDSGSTASESSSSQTQAPTGSAAAIVAFARAQIGDAYVSGGTGPNSWDCSGLVQAAYRAAGIDLPRISYEQSSMGTEVSLSNLQPGDILYWGSRSGSYHVAIYVGGGKYVGAQNPSSGVVEHTMDWDTPSGAVRIL; translated from the coding sequence ATGTCCCACACCGCTCACATACCCAGCCACCGGAAGCCCCGCCGCAGCGCCTCGAAGCTCGCGCTCCGTGCCGGAGTTGCCGGTGGCGTCCTCGGCACCATCGCGGTGGCCGGTGCTGCCGGGCCGGCGAATGCCGAGCCGGTGACCGAGACCATCGAAATGCCCACCCTGGGCTCGCTCGACGCCGCCGGCGGCCTCGCCAGCGCCGTCGCCGCCTCCGCGGAGGCCTCCCAGCAGGAGGCCCTCGACCAGAACCTCCAGACGCTGGAGGACGCGGCGCTGCACAAGGCCGCCAAGGAGGCCAAGAAGGCGAAGGCCGAGGCCGAGCGCAAGGCCGCGGCCGAGCGCGCCGAGAAGGCCCGCCTCAAGGCCGAGCAGGAGCGCAAGGAGGCCGCGGAGCGCGCCTCCCGCGACGCCGCGCGCACCCAGCTCTCCACCACGAGCTCGTCGAACGACAGCGGCTCGTCGTCGTCCGACAGCGGCTCCACCGCCTCGGAGAGCAGCAGCAGCCAGACGCAGGCCCCCACCGGCTCCGCCGCCGCGATCGTGGCCTTCGCCCGCGCCCAGATCGGCGACGCGTACGTCTCCGGCGGCACCGGCCCCAACTCCTGGGACTGCTCCGGCCTCGTCCAGGCCGCCTACCGCGCGGCCGGCATCGACCTGCCCCGCATCTCGTACGAGCAGTCGAGCATGGGCACCGAGGTCTCCCTGAGCAACCTGCAGCCGGGCGACATCCTGTACTGGGGCAGCCGCAGCGGCTCGTACCACGTCGCCATCTACGTCGGCGGCGGCAAGTACGTCGGCGCGCAGAACCCGTCCAGCGGCGTCGTCGAGCACACCATGGACTGGGACACCCCCTCGGGCGCGGTCCGCATCCTCTGA